Proteins encoded together in one Triticum dicoccoides isolate Atlit2015 ecotype Zavitan chromosome 7B, WEW_v2.0, whole genome shotgun sequence window:
- the LOC119341227 gene encoding uncharacterized protein LOC119341227, protein MASTSSLDLGKTVPPAGFLLHRRVAVLSAPVLWGRSASGRCGLAISVSSSSGAAGLSPLSDSEKKGPVVMEIPLEDIRRLVMRTRATDSDKVQELMDNIRVIGLQVPLGILSFNINFSKKKILAYKINYVRTGIFLCGMSTYK, encoded by the exons ATGGCGTCGACCTCGAGCTTGGATTTGGGAAAGACCGTGCCGCCGGCTGGCTTCCTTCTCCACCGCCGCGTCGCCGTCCTCAGCGCCCCTGTTCTCTGGGGGAGGAGCGCGAGCGGGCGGTGCGGCCTCGCCATCTCCGTCTCGTCCTCCAGTG GTGCAGCTGGGCTCTCCCCACTGAGTGACTCGGAGAAGAAAGGCCCTGTGGTGATGGAGATCCCGCTGGAAGATATCCGGAGGCTGGTAATGCGAACACGTGCTACTGATTCTGACAAGGTGCAGGAACTCATGGACAACATCCGTGTCATCGGCCTCCAAGTACCTTTGGGCATCCTTTCCTTTAACAttaatttttccaaaaaaaaaattttAGCTTATAAGATAAATTATGTCAGAACTGGAATTTTCTTATGTGGAATGAGTACATACAAATAA